atgctttaaattataactaataaaaaaattataatttcctttgaaatatttaatcatacttgtatgtttttttaattattaaaatttatagcatctcacataaaattataaaacattttgtaaaaatttaaaataatatattaaaatttttaaaacaaaatataaataatttttaatataaaatgtaattttaaataaacttaatattgttaaaaatattttatttgaaatagaacttaaaaataattgttaaaaatattttaacatttatacaaaaaaataactCTATTACAATTTGTAaagaaactaattttataaaaagctAGATCTAAATTGAGTCAAACTTATAAATACAGGattaaattaagatttaaataataaatttacaaatGAGATGATGGCTTAACAcgtaacaaaaaatatttgaaaagaaaactaCAAACTAAGACATATTTTATGTtgttaatacaataataaaaaacctAATAATTACACATTTTTCAATAGAAATCCAATTGAGatccattaaatttaaaatacagaGATACAGTGAATATTTTTGAACAAAAATGATGAACAAGTaggtattttaatattaattaaatattaatattattctatATGACATTTTTAATGTGATGCAAGGATTTTTaggaaatattattattctatatATTCGAAGTTTTAGGTCAAAGTCAAAGCATCGTTGTTGGGCTTGTTGTAGAATCCATCGGGCCTAATTCAAAACCAAAATGATCTGTCATCTGTGTGTTGCAACGGTAGCGTTCTCAATTTTCCGAAGAGGGAAAATGTTGATTCGACGATTACCTTGGTCGGCGATTTCTGTCGCCACATTATTTCCCCGTCGTTCCGGTGGTTCAAATGGACTTCGCATTCCCGTTCGCAAGCAACTTAACTCTTCTCCCTACCCCTTCTGCTATAGCTCCGGCATCAATCTCCCTCCACAACCGGTAATTTCGTTTTCACGCCATGCCTAGGGTTTTTACGATATAATATTTATTGCATCACTCACCTAATTTGAGTTTCCACTCGCAGGGTCACGAAACGGATATTCGTCACTCGCAATCTCTGAAACCCGGTCTTTACCTTGTCGGAACACCGATCGGAAATCTCGAAGATATCACTCTGAGGTACGAAACATCTAACTCTTCATTTTTCCTCATTCCAATTTGGCGTTTAAGTTTAACTCTGCATTTGTTTGATGAACACGGGCAGGGCTCTTCGCGTGCTGAATTCAGCTGATGTTATACTCTCGGAGGACACGAGGCATTCGGGGAAGTTGCTTCATCACTATAACATCAAAACGCCTCTCGTAAGTATCGTCCGATAGCAACGTTGATTACTTTCCAATTTGCGTGTTCTGATGCGCTTTTGTAGTTCTTCAGATGAGTTATCACAAATACAACGAATCGCAAAGGGAACAGGTTGTGCTGAGGAGGTTAAAGAAAGGTGATGTCGTGGCTCTTATAAGTGATGCTGGAATGCCAGGCATCAGTGATCCGGGTATGGAGTTGGTAAGTGTGTTTTTGCTAGCAAATTTGTTGTTGTCGACggggtttttcattttttgcagTGGCGAACACAGTTTCCCCTACTTTCTTGATAATGTGGAAAATTGCAGACAAGTGTGTCTACAATTTCTGTCCCGACCTCAATTTTTAACCTTGTTGACAACAATAAATTTGCAATGGAAGTTGTAGTTGAGGACCTTTTTTTAGAACCTTAGTTGTGAATATTCCTATATGTTTCTTAAGTGTCTGTTTGGTGATGTAGAggatttctttaataaaaaatgcaGGCAAAATTGTGTGTTAGTGAGAATATCCTGGTTGTGCCAATCCCTGGTCCTTGTGCTTTGGTGTCGGCACTTTCTGCCTCGGGCTTACCTACTGATGAATTTACATTCGGTAATGTGCtgaattaattgaattttagcATTCATGGTATTTTGGGACCTAAAATGGCTTTTGTTATGTTTAATTTGCAGTTGGTTTTCTTCCTAAACATTCTGGTTCTAGAAAAAAAAGGCTTATGGTTTCAGCTGATCAAACTACTACACAGATATTTTACGTTCCTCCTCACAAGCTTTCTCAGTTTCTTGACGAGAGTTCTTCAATTTTTGGTGATGCAAGGTACTGACAGTTAGCTTAAAAGTGGTGTACACTTGTCAGCCTTTTCTTCTAGTTTATATACATTTTGCTCACCTCTCCAATTTCCCAGTTGAAGAATTATTTGTTTGCATTTTTTGCagtttattaataattgatattCTGAACTGTGATCTATCTGTTTAGTTTATCATTCAACTTTAGCGTGAATTTTGACGTCTTATGCATTAAAATTTTTCTAAACAGAAGGAAGTTGCACAAGTAATAgtttatataagtttttttaaattttttttttaattttttatctggGAGGTATTTCCTTTTTCTGCAGAACCCTCCTTTGGTCAATATAGGATTTCAGAGGTGTGGCTTAGGGAATATTGTTTCAGATTGGTTGACTCTTCAATTTGATGATATTGCAGGAAATGTGTTATTGCTCGGGAAATGACTAAGTTACATGAAGAGGTGAGTTTAGCATTTAACTCTCTGTAGTCAGTGTTCCATGGGGATGGCCATTGGATCTGTTTATCAGTTATCCCTCCAGTTCATCCATAAATGGAACCAACCAAACTAtctaattatagaaaataaaaatgaatggattGGATTGGATAGTGAGTGAATAAGTATTAGATGGCTAATGAACCATCTGACATATTTCTTTAAACCACTAGGTTAATGGCAATAACTCTAGTGAATCCAAAGTCCTGGAGAGCCAACCTTGCTTCCTCAGTTCATAACTTCAAATTCcatgaaataaaaataggaaattATATTAGAGAGGAAAAATCTTGGTTGTGAGAGCTATTGATCGAAGAGAAATGAGGAACCTTGGCAGATAAAATTGTATgtctgaaaaaagaaaaaggaagcttCCAGAGCAAGAGCAcaaattagaaaagaaagagCTAGGAGAAGTATGAGAGAAATGCGAGCAATTGATCAAAGAAATTGAGGAACCTAATAGAAATCTGTTCAGAAGAATCTCTTgtagaaaagaaagaagcaaTGTTAGAAAGAGCTGAAATCTAGAAAAGAATGAGGTGGACGTGTGAGAGGAATGAAAAAATTGTTAGTGTCTCTGCAGAAGTTGACCAGGGAACTTgtgaagaggaagagagaatgAGTGAGATTTACTATATggaattcatttttttcaattaactATCATAATATTTCTGTTATGGttattttgaagttgtttattcTGCAACTATATTTCACTTAATTTGTAGTGATGCAAAATAAATGGGGACTTACGACACTTAATAGCAACCCAGCAGTATGCCTTTGTTTAATAGAATTTTGTGAATCGTTAGCTTAATCACTATGCAGTACCCTTGCTCTCATGATAGTTTTTAACTGATGCAGTAGATATTGCTTATGTAGTTTTGGCGTGGTACACTTGGTGAAGCCAAGGAAGTATTTTCTATTCGTCAAGTGAAGGGAGAACTTACTATATTGATTCAGGGGCAAGCAAATTCTAAAGTTGAACCTCCATCAGACATTGAGCTTGAGAGTGAACTTAGAGAACTGATTTCAAGTGGCGAGAGTCTTTCCATGGTAGTAACCTCCTTACATTTGCGTGTGttctattttagtttaaacTGAAGCTTGATATATGGTTATATGTTGTTTATAAGTCGAGTTAATGAAAATGGTTTGTGGATTTGAACGCTTTTCCTGGGTAGCTGTGTacaaaagtgataatcaattttCTCTAGCTTTAGAATTAAAAGAAATGGGGAATGGGTAAAAATGATCCATATTATGacagatattcattttaaacTGAAGATGGTGGCtgccttttttttatctttcttttagttGATGTCGTCCCgtcatttttgtgaaaaagatcCTCTTCAGCTCTGCTAAGAAAACTTCATCGTCATTCTTAATGCGTTTCTCTTTCCTCTGTTTCACTCCCtttgaattgaatttaataGCTTAAAACTGTCTAATTTATGGGGCAATTAACTTTTGAGTATTCACAGTTAATTTCAgcatttgtttgatgtgtatTCCAACACATT
This Vigna angularis cultivar LongXiaoDou No.4 chromosome 4, ASM1680809v1, whole genome shotgun sequence DNA region includes the following protein-coding sequences:
- the LOC108341924 gene encoding uncharacterized protein LOC108341924; this encodes MICHLCVATVAFSIFRRGKMLIRRLPWSAISVATLFPRRSGGSNGLRIPVRKQLNSSPYPFCYSSGINLPPQPGHETDIRHSQSLKPGLYLVGTPIGNLEDITLRALRVLNSADVILSEDTRHSGKLLHHYNIKTPLMSYHKYNESQREQVVLRRLKKGDVVALISDAGMPGISDPGMELAKLCVSENILVVPIPGPCALVSALSASGLPTDEFTFVGFLPKHSGSRKKRLMVSADQTTTQIFYVPPHKLSQFLDESSSIFGDARKCVIAREMTKLHEEFWRGTLGEAKEVFSIRQVKGELTILIQGQANSKVEPPSDIELESELRELISSGESLSMAVKLVTSKTSVSRKTIYSLALRKFGKQLEVEDD